A stretch of the Comamonas testosteroni TK102 genome encodes the following:
- a CDS encoding efflux RND transporter permease subunit: MFERIIRFAIEQRWLVMVAVLALAAIGVYNYQRLAIDAVPDITNVQVQINTQASGYSPLETEQRVTYPIETVMAGLPNLEQTRSLSRYGLSQVTVVFKDGTDIYFARQLVNERIQQARDNLPAGVTPTLGPISTGLGEIYLWTVEAEDGAKKADGTPYTPMDLREIQDWVIKPQLRNVPGVTEINSIGGFAKEYLVSPRPEQLASYGFTLADLVAALERNNTNVGAGYIERQGEQYLIRAPGQVSGIADIREVIVGSAQGQPIRIRDLAEVGLGRELRTGAATDNGREVVLGTVFMLIGENSRVVSQAVAARMEQINRSLPEGVKAITVYDRTNLVDKAIATVKKNLVEGAALVVVILFLFLGNLRAALITALIIPLSMLFTFTGMVQYKVSANLMSLGALDFGIIIDGAVVIVENCVRRLAHAQEARGRSLTRSERFHEVFAAAKEARRPLLFGQLIIMVVYLPIFALTGVEGKMFHPMALTVVIALAGAMLLSITFIPAAIALFMGNKVAEKENRLMVWARRVYAPALHRVMRAPAVVLTAAGVAVVLSLLLATRLGSEFAPNLNEGDFAIQALRIPGTSLTQSLEMQMQIEKTLKKEFPEIDRVFARTGTAEIASDPMPPNISDGYIMLKPQSEWPDPARTRDDLLAAIQAAADRVPGNNFEFSQPIQLRFNELISGVRSDVAVKIFGDDMTVLEKNAQAVAGMLQQISGASEVKVEQTTGLPMLTVKIDREKASRYGLNMGDVQDTISTALGGREAGTVFEGDKRFDIQVRLPDEVRNDMEAIGRLPIALPRGTDGRLGFVPLSAVASFDIAPGPNQVSREDGKRRIVVSANVRGRDIGSFVTEAQQRLESLQLPAGYWTRWGGTFENLESARKRLTIVVPAALLMVFVLLFAMFGNVRDGLIVFTGIPFALTGGILALWMRGIPLSISAAIGFIALSGVAVLNGLVMIAYIRSLREEGKRLYEAVTEGALTRLRPVLMTALVASLGFVPMAIATGTGAEVQRPLATVVIGGILSSTLLTLLVLPLLYSLIHRKDLSETEDEQVLASTEEKPA; this comes from the coding sequence ATGTTCGAACGAATTATCCGATTTGCCATTGAGCAGCGCTGGCTGGTCATGGTTGCCGTTCTGGCCCTAGCGGCTATTGGCGTATACAACTATCAACGCCTCGCTATTGATGCTGTACCTGACATTACCAATGTTCAGGTACAGATCAATACGCAGGCCAGCGGCTACTCGCCGCTTGAGACCGAGCAGCGAGTCACTTACCCAATTGAAACGGTGATGGCCGGCTTGCCCAATCTGGAACAGACTCGCTCGCTGTCGCGCTACGGCCTGTCGCAAGTGACAGTAGTGTTTAAAGATGGCACTGACATCTACTTTGCTCGCCAGTTAGTCAACGAACGTATCCAACAGGCCCGTGATAATCTTCCCGCTGGTGTCACTCCCACGCTGGGACCTATCTCTACAGGTTTGGGTGAGATCTATCTTTGGACCGTTGAGGCCGAGGATGGTGCAAAGAAGGCAGATGGAACGCCTTACACACCTATGGATCTGCGCGAGATACAGGACTGGGTGATCAAACCGCAACTGCGTAATGTGCCAGGTGTCACTGAAATCAACTCTATTGGCGGCTTCGCGAAAGAGTATCTGGTTTCGCCTCGCCCAGAACAGCTGGCGTCCTATGGTTTCACTCTTGCTGACCTGGTTGCTGCGTTGGAACGCAACAATACCAATGTGGGAGCTGGATACATTGAGCGTCAAGGTGAACAGTATTTGATCCGTGCCCCAGGTCAAGTCTCTGGCATTGCTGACATTCGAGAAGTGATCGTGGGTTCGGCTCAAGGCCAGCCCATACGTATTCGTGATTTGGCAGAGGTTGGCTTGGGTCGTGAGCTTCGCACTGGAGCTGCCACGGATAACGGCCGAGAGGTCGTGCTTGGCACGGTCTTCATGCTGATCGGGGAGAACAGCCGTGTGGTCTCGCAGGCTGTGGCTGCACGCATGGAGCAGATTAACCGCAGTCTTCCTGAAGGCGTGAAAGCGATCACGGTCTACGATCGCACAAACCTCGTCGATAAAGCTATCGCAACGGTCAAGAAGAATTTGGTGGAAGGTGCGGCTTTAGTTGTTGTCATCCTCTTCCTTTTCCTAGGCAACCTCCGCGCGGCCCTGATTACAGCGCTGATCATTCCATTGTCCATGCTGTTCACCTTTACTGGCATGGTGCAATACAAAGTCAGTGCCAACTTGATGAGTCTGGGCGCTCTTGACTTCGGCATCATCATTGATGGCGCGGTGGTCATTGTGGAGAACTGCGTGCGTCGTCTTGCCCACGCGCAAGAAGCACGCGGACGCTCTTTGACGCGCAGTGAACGCTTCCACGAAGTATTTGCTGCAGCCAAGGAAGCGCGTCGGCCATTGTTGTTTGGACAATTGATCATCATGGTGGTCTATTTGCCAATCTTTGCGCTCACAGGTGTAGAGGGCAAGATGTTCCATCCCATGGCGCTGACTGTGGTGATCGCGCTTGCTGGCGCAATGCTGCTGTCCATTACCTTCATTCCTGCGGCGATTGCTCTTTTCATGGGCAACAAGGTTGCGGAGAAGGAAAATCGCCTCATGGTTTGGGCGCGTCGCGTTTATGCACCAGCCCTTCATCGCGTCATGAGAGCTCCTGCAGTTGTTCTGACTGCCGCTGGTGTGGCGGTGGTGTTAAGCCTGCTGCTGGCAACGCGTCTTGGTAGTGAATTTGCACCAAACCTCAACGAGGGCGACTTCGCCATTCAGGCTCTGCGGATTCCAGGAACCAGCCTGACCCAGTCCCTTGAGATGCAAATGCAGATCGAGAAAACCTTGAAGAAAGAGTTTCCTGAGATCGACAGGGTATTTGCTCGTACAGGTACCGCGGAGATTGCCTCTGACCCGATGCCACCGAACATCTCGGACGGCTACATCATGCTTAAGCCGCAGTCCGAATGGCCGGATCCGGCACGTACACGAGACGATTTGTTGGCAGCAATTCAGGCAGCCGCAGATCGAGTTCCAGGCAACAATTTCGAGTTCTCTCAACCTATTCAACTGCGCTTCAATGAGTTGATATCGGGTGTGCGTAGTGATGTCGCTGTAAAGATTTTTGGCGACGACATGACTGTGCTGGAGAAGAACGCACAAGCCGTCGCAGGCATGTTGCAGCAAATTTCTGGAGCCTCTGAAGTCAAGGTCGAACAGACCACAGGCTTGCCAATGCTCACCGTGAAAATCGACCGTGAGAAGGCCTCGCGCTATGGTTTGAACATGGGTGACGTGCAAGACACCATCAGTACGGCACTGGGCGGTCGTGAAGCCGGCACAGTTTTTGAAGGAGACAAGCGGTTCGACATTCAGGTTCGTTTGCCGGACGAAGTGCGCAATGACATGGAAGCGATAGGACGCCTACCTATCGCGCTTCCACGCGGTACGGATGGCCGACTTGGTTTTGTTCCGCTTTCGGCCGTGGCTAGTTTTGATATCGCACCAGGCCCTAACCAGGTGAGCCGAGAGGATGGTAAGCGCCGCATCGTGGTGAGTGCCAACGTGCGCGGACGTGATATTGGATCTTTCGTCACAGAAGCACAACAACGCCTCGAATCGCTGCAACTGCCTGCCGGCTACTGGACCCGATGGGGCGGAACCTTCGAGAACCTCGAGTCGGCTAGAAAACGCTTGACGATTGTTGTGCCGGCAGCATTGCTGATGGTCTTTGTCTTGCTGTTTGCAATGTTCGGCAATGTTCGTGATGGTCTCATCGTGTTCACGGGCATTCCGTTTGCGCTGACAGGTGGCATCTTGGCGCTCTGGATGCGCGGTATTCCTTTATCCATTTCGGCTGCGATCGGGTTTATCGCACTGTCAGGCGTGGCTGTGCTCAATGGCTTGGTGATGATTGCCTACATCCGATCGCTGCGCGAAGAAGGCAAACGCCTGTATGAAGCAGTCACTGAAGGCGCTTTGACCCGACTGCGGCCTGTTCTGATGACCGCGTTGGTTGCATCGCTAGGCTTTGTTCCGATGGCCATCGCCACGGGCACAGGCGCAGAAGTTCAGCGCCCCTTGGCCACAGTGGTGATCGGCGGGATCTTGTCGTCGACTTTGCTGACCCTTCTCGTGTTGCCATTGCTCTATAGCTTGATACACCGCAAGGATCTCTCCGAGACGGAGGATGAGCAGGTGTTAGCTTCTACTGAGGAAAAGCCAGCCTGA
- a CDS encoding heavy metal response regulator transcription factor, which yields MKILVVEDEIKLADYLNKGLAEEGFTVDVAHNGIDGLHLASEMDYDLIVLDGMLPGIDGLAVLAALRQTKQTPVLMLTARGQVEDRVKGLQCGADDYLVKPFAFSELVARLHVLLRRSGPSVAQAAPEATTLRLSDLELDLIRRRATRAGQRIELTAKEFNLLSLLLRRQGEVLSRTELASQVWDMNFDSETNVVEVAVRRLRLKLDQPFEHHLLHTVRGMGYVLESRTT from the coding sequence ATGAAAATCCTGGTTGTAGAAGATGAGATCAAGCTCGCCGATTACCTAAACAAGGGTCTGGCGGAGGAGGGCTTCACTGTGGATGTAGCCCATAACGGTATTGACGGTCTGCACCTGGCCAGTGAAATGGACTACGACCTGATCGTGCTTGACGGCATGCTTCCGGGCATCGATGGCCTAGCCGTGCTAGCTGCGCTGAGGCAAACGAAGCAAACACCTGTACTGATGTTGACTGCTCGTGGCCAAGTGGAGGATCGTGTCAAGGGACTGCAGTGTGGCGCCGATGACTATCTCGTGAAGCCATTTGCGTTTTCTGAACTGGTCGCACGCCTGCATGTGCTATTGCGGCGCAGTGGCCCCAGTGTGGCCCAAGCCGCCCCGGAAGCGACAACTCTGCGCTTGTCTGACCTAGAGTTAGACCTGATTCGTCGTAGGGCTACACGGGCGGGCCAAAGAATCGAGCTTACGGCCAAAGAGTTCAATTTGCTAAGCCTTCTATTGCGCCGTCAAGGGGAGGTTCTATCAAGAACAGAGTTGGCATCTCAGGTTTGGGATATGAATTTCGACAGTGAAACCAACGTGGTAGAGGTCGCTGTCCGGCGGCTGCGACTAAAGCTTGATCAGCCTTTTGAGCATCATCTCCTCCACACCGTCCGTGGCATGGGCTATGTGCTCGAATCTCGCACAACATGA
- a CDS encoding heavy metal sensor histidine kinase: MSKTAAPHLARRLARALALQTIVGLGFVCIAVYFVISVTLSERQQDTLDHKKTAIEHLLSESRGVHSPEALNHMLNDFVTGHDELSLRLVPTSGKSAFELLRQPEDDDRVAVRKFSVEVPTVNDGLQPMQAVLLLDRRPDDRLLNRLAWTLGIAAVAGALLVSFASTWLVRIGLKPLRLLVDQTRSLSAQDLHRRLDDSHQPQELRPLIAQFNALLDRLAIAYQQMEAFNADVAHELNTPLTTLISSCELALRKPRSAVELQDILASNLEDLQRMAGIVADMLFLSHADRGTEARRSAKVSLAELASEVAEFHEAVLQEAHLQVLIDGDASVAVDARLVRRALSNLLGNASRYAEPGSTITIEISQSVVETPDGKRDNVSIAVINRGAEIDPIHLPRLFDRFYRADASRAHANLNHGLGLAIVAAIARMHGGTTFAISSSGITKIGISLPESPIASPDTFKSPS, from the coding sequence ATGAGCAAGACCGCTGCACCACATTTAGCTCGACGTTTAGCCCGCGCCTTAGCACTGCAAACCATTGTCGGCCTCGGTTTTGTATGCATTGCTGTCTATTTTGTGATCTCCGTCACGCTGTCGGAACGTCAGCAAGACACCTTAGATCACAAGAAAACAGCAATCGAGCACCTGTTAAGCGAGAGCCGAGGGGTTCACTCCCCAGAGGCCTTGAACCACATGCTTAACGACTTCGTCACGGGGCATGACGAACTGTCTTTACGCCTGGTGCCAACCTCCGGTAAAAGCGCATTTGAACTTTTGCGCCAACCTGAAGATGACGACCGGGTTGCAGTTCGCAAATTTTCAGTGGAAGTTCCGACAGTTAACGACGGCCTGCAGCCAATGCAAGCGGTCCTGTTGCTAGACCGTAGACCAGATGACCGACTGCTTAATCGTCTGGCCTGGACCCTGGGCATTGCCGCCGTGGCGGGTGCATTGCTGGTCTCATTTGCGAGCACATGGCTTGTTCGCATAGGACTCAAGCCTTTACGCCTACTGGTGGATCAAACGCGAAGCCTTTCTGCGCAAGACTTGCATCGCCGTTTAGATGATAGCCATCAACCTCAAGAATTAAGACCATTGATCGCACAGTTCAATGCATTGCTTGACCGACTGGCCATCGCCTATCAACAAATGGAGGCGTTCAATGCTGACGTGGCACACGAACTAAACACACCGTTGACCACCTTGATCAGTAGTTGCGAGTTGGCGCTTCGTAAACCGCGTAGTGCTGTTGAACTACAGGACATCTTGGCCTCCAACCTAGAGGATCTACAGCGCATGGCTGGAATCGTGGCAGACATGCTGTTTCTGTCACACGCAGACCGCGGTACTGAAGCGCGGCGATCCGCCAAAGTGAGTCTTGCAGAGCTTGCCTCAGAAGTGGCCGAGTTCCATGAGGCAGTACTTCAAGAAGCGCACCTTCAAGTTCTAATCGATGGAGATGCAAGTGTTGCTGTGGATGCGCGTTTGGTTCGCCGTGCACTATCCAATCTTTTAGGCAACGCTTCACGCTATGCAGAACCCGGATCAACGATCACTATCGAGATCTCCCAAAGCGTAGTGGAGACACCAGATGGCAAACGTGACAACGTTAGCATTGCGGTGATCAACCGAGGAGCGGAGATCGATCCCATCCATCTGCCACGCCTGTTTGATCGGTTCTATCGTGCTGATGCGTCCCGCGCACATGCAAATCTCAATCACGGCTTGGGATTGGCCA
- a CDS encoding TolC family protein, with product MISSSSHRAGRAACALRHALLFTSLALTGVAGIAQDNPANKASLAPLTLDTAVARAIDQHPRLRAAQRGLEASDGAVLQSKARPNPALSYSQEDTSRDKRTSTVQWTQMLEIGGKRDARMRAAARGRDVAEAELDAAKANLVADVRLAFFGLLVAQQREVLAGQTLDIARSAREAASKRVAAGKAAPLEANRASVAESSAELEQAQAQAAKRVARQQLQALIGEGGPVFGDAQGKLDALPPVPEIGSLQSRLEQSPSIQQARFTVEQSRATADLERAKRIPDPTVSLGMKRAQETGNQLVVGVSIPLPVLDTNRGNQLQALRLADQAEERLLATRLELQSQLYAARETLEASRKQAIQLSERVLPTAQVAYEAASKGFALGKFGYLDVLDAQRSLFDVRSQYLDQLMATHRASADIERLLGTTDE from the coding sequence ATGATTTCTTCGTCGTCTCATCGCGCTGGCCGAGCAGCTTGTGCGTTGCGTCATGCGTTGTTGTTCACCAGTTTGGCTTTAACTGGCGTGGCAGGCATAGCGCAGGACAATCCTGCCAATAAGGCGTCTCTGGCACCGCTGACTCTTGACACGGCAGTCGCACGCGCTATCGACCAACACCCCCGTTTACGAGCTGCCCAGCGCGGTCTTGAGGCCAGCGATGGAGCTGTTCTGCAAAGTAAGGCGAGGCCTAACCCAGCGCTATCGTATTCACAAGAAGATACCAGCAGGGATAAGCGCACCTCTACAGTGCAATGGACCCAAATGCTGGAAATCGGCGGCAAGCGCGATGCTCGCATGCGTGCTGCAGCACGTGGCCGAGATGTGGCTGAAGCGGAACTGGATGCCGCCAAAGCTAACCTTGTCGCAGATGTCCGACTCGCATTCTTCGGGTTGTTAGTGGCACAGCAGCGTGAGGTCCTCGCAGGACAGACTCTTGACATCGCACGAAGCGCGCGTGAGGCCGCATCAAAGCGTGTAGCAGCGGGCAAGGCAGCGCCCCTAGAGGCCAACCGGGCCAGCGTAGCTGAGTCCAGTGCTGAACTGGAGCAAGCTCAAGCTCAGGCCGCAAAACGAGTGGCTCGTCAACAATTACAGGCCCTTATCGGAGAAGGAGGCCCTGTATTTGGTGATGCGCAAGGCAAACTTGACGCGTTACCTCCTGTTCCGGAAATTGGGTCTCTTCAAAGCCGCTTGGAACAGTCGCCTTCCATTCAGCAAGCTCGCTTCACTGTTGAACAGAGCCGGGCGACCGCAGATCTGGAGCGCGCAAAGCGAATTCCTGACCCAACGGTGAGTCTAGGTATGAAGCGCGCTCAAGAGACCGGCAATCAACTCGTAGTCGGCGTCTCCATTCCCTTGCCTGTGCTCGATACCAATCGAGGAAATCAGTTGCAAGCCCTCCGCCTGGCTGACCAAGCTGAAGAGCGCTTGCTAGCTACCCGGTTGGAACTTCAGTCTCAACTTTATGCGGCGCGAGAGACGCTAGAGGCAAGTCGTAAACAAGCTATCCAACTGTCTGAACGCGTGCTGCCGACTGCACAAGTCGCCTATGAGGCGGCAAGCAAAGGCTTTGCGCTAGGGAAATTCGGCTATCTGGACGTACTTGACGCGCAACGCTCTTTGTTTGATGTACGTAGTCAATACCTGGACCAGTTAATGGCCACACATCGTGCTTCGGCCGATATCGAACGCTTGTTGGGCACAACAGACGAGTAA
- a CDS encoding DUF4148 domain-containing protein — translation MAHRKIFASLTAAAAMATVLAMPGVAVADTYWHPTNNEAGVKAYPGHFKSSQTRDQVRAEAANAVRDGGDTRMRAGNYPAVKSTGPEKTRQQVIDELTKETPSQRDARNQAMAG, via the coding sequence ATGGCTCACCGTAAAATTTTTGCATCTCTCACCGCCGCAGCCGCAATGGCAACCGTTCTGGCAATGCCTGGCGTCGCAGTCGCAGATACGTACTGGCACCCCACAAATAACGAGGCCGGTGTAAAAGCATACCCTGGACACTTCAAGAGCTCTCAAACCCGTGACCAAGTCCGTGCAGAAGCAGCGAATGCAGTGCGCGATGGTGGGGATACTCGGATGCGCGCAGGAAATTACCCTGCGGTTAAGAGCACAGGCCCCGAGAAGACTCGTCAACAAGTTATTGATGAGCTGACAAAAGAAACCCCTTCGCAGCGAGATGCTCGTAACCAAGCTATGGCTGGGTAA
- a CDS encoding efflux RND transporter periplasmic adaptor subunit has protein sequence MNDTKSSPFGTRRTQIAIAAILVVGALSAALILRSGPDSSSAKGAGGQGHSEAASHADTEHHGEKQSGDHKDEKGHADGEHHDEKEQNDGAKSAEKKSAEGAHDDDEGLIQMDSQRMQAAGIRTAEVGSATVRSVLQLPGEIRFNEDKTAHVVPRVPGVVDSVPANLGQVVKKGQLLAVLSSAAVSEQRSELQAASQRLALARTSYAREQKLWEEKVSAEQDYLQARQTLREAEIAVSNAQQKLAANGAGGGGGALNRFELRAPFDGVIVEKHLAVGEAVQDTTQVFTISDLRSVWAEMRVAASDLPAVKVGEKATVKATAFSSSATGVVAYVGALIGQETRTAPARITLENPEGAWRPGLFVNVELTASSQQVPVAVASSAIQRLDGQNSVVFVPVKGGFRAQPVRVGRSDPQTTEILEGLKSGQSYVTEGSFMLKAELGKATAEHAH, from the coding sequence ATGAACGATACAAAATCATCTCCATTTGGGACTCGGCGCACTCAGATTGCAATTGCTGCAATCCTAGTAGTTGGCGCTCTTTCTGCTGCACTAATTCTTCGCAGTGGTCCGGACAGCAGCAGTGCTAAAGGTGCCGGAGGTCAGGGGCACTCAGAAGCCGCTAGCCACGCAGACACAGAACATCACGGCGAGAAGCAAAGCGGTGATCACAAAGATGAAAAAGGGCACGCAGATGGTGAGCACCATGATGAAAAAGAGCAAAACGACGGAGCCAAGTCTGCAGAGAAGAAAAGCGCCGAAGGTGCTCATGATGACGATGAAGGTCTTATCCAAATGGATTCGCAGCGTATGCAGGCTGCAGGCATTCGAACCGCAGAGGTCGGCTCTGCAACTGTTCGCTCAGTACTGCAACTTCCGGGGGAAATACGCTTCAACGAAGACAAAACGGCTCACGTTGTCCCTCGAGTCCCTGGCGTCGTCGACTCGGTACCCGCCAATCTCGGCCAGGTTGTAAAGAAGGGGCAGTTGCTGGCTGTGTTGAGCAGTGCGGCTGTTTCTGAGCAACGAAGTGAACTTCAAGCCGCTAGCCAACGCTTAGCACTGGCGCGTACAAGCTATGCCAGAGAGCAAAAGCTGTGGGAGGAGAAGGTATCGGCTGAACAGGATTACTTGCAGGCTCGGCAGACACTGCGCGAGGCAGAAATTGCCGTTTCAAATGCTCAACAAAAATTGGCGGCTAACGGCGCCGGAGGCGGAGGCGGTGCACTAAACCGATTTGAACTAAGGGCTCCTTTTGACGGAGTGATCGTCGAGAAGCATCTCGCCGTCGGTGAAGCTGTTCAGGACACTACCCAAGTTTTCACAATCTCAGACTTGCGTTCCGTTTGGGCTGAAATGAGGGTTGCAGCATCTGACTTGCCCGCCGTGAAGGTTGGGGAAAAAGCAACTGTCAAGGCGACAGCATTCTCGTCGTCTGCGACTGGGGTGGTTGCTTACGTGGGTGCTCTGATTGGTCAGGAAACACGTACTGCTCCTGCTCGAATCACTCTAGAGAATCCTGAAGGCGCGTGGCGCCCAGGTCTATTCGTCAATGTGGAGTTGACTGCCTCTTCGCAACAAGTGCCAGTAGCGGTAGCTTCCAGTGCTATCCAGCGTCTGGACGGCCAAAACAGTGTTGTGTTTGTGCCCGTCAAGGGGGGCTTCCGAGCTCAGCCCGTGCGCGTTGGTCGCTCGGACCCCCAGACAACAGAAATTCTTGAAGGGCTGAAGTCCGGCCAGTCCTATGTGACTGAAGGCAGCTTCATGCTTAAGGCCGAACTGGGCAAGGCTACAGCCGAGCACGCACACTAA